One genomic segment of Pseudonocardia sp. T1-2H includes these proteins:
- a CDS encoding type IV secretory system conjugative DNA transfer family protein, translating to MTGLLRRSPEPAFGVSFEQFVGTNDRTRTSITSTIMPTMGWLTSAPAREAAGLGPEGARPFDVAELLESRATVFLLGGEESHAAPLVCALTGHIAREARRIAATRPGGRLDPPLRVALDEAALICPVPLESWTADMGGRGVTILCVVQSRAQLLARYGEHGAATILNNAGAVMVFGGSRDKQDLEFWSTLSGDRDESSDTTDPHGRTRSRSSRKTPVLSPAQIAAMRPGRVLVIRRGIAPVVGQAQMAWRRPDMRWAALSRRRPNLARRIAALVARVPGVRSWVALLVPGWPGQVLAPAPAREALDEGLVIEGQVYDTDQDSSAEQPGEAPEQAQAEAGQPVTAERSTS from the coding sequence GTGACCGGTCTGCTGCGGCGTTCGCCGGAGCCGGCGTTCGGGGTGAGCTTCGAGCAGTTCGTGGGCACCAACGACCGCACCCGCACGAGCATCACCTCGACGATCATGCCGACGATGGGGTGGCTGACCTCCGCCCCGGCGCGGGAGGCTGCCGGGCTGGGCCCGGAGGGGGCGCGTCCGTTCGACGTCGCCGAGCTCCTGGAGTCCAGGGCGACGGTGTTCCTGCTGGGTGGGGAGGAGTCTCACGCTGCGCCGCTGGTGTGTGCGTTGACCGGGCACATCGCCCGTGAGGCCCGGCGGATCGCGGCGACGAGGCCGGGTGGCCGGTTGGACCCGCCGTTGCGCGTGGCGCTGGACGAGGCCGCGCTGATCTGCCCGGTCCCGCTGGAGTCGTGGACGGCGGACATGGGCGGGCGCGGGGTCACGATCCTGTGCGTCGTGCAGTCCCGGGCCCAGCTCCTGGCCCGCTACGGTGAGCACGGGGCGGCGACGATCCTGAACAACGCGGGTGCGGTGATGGTGTTCGGCGGGTCGCGGGATAAGCAGGATTTGGAGTTCTGGTCGACGCTGAGCGGGGACCGTGACGAGTCCTCAGACACCACCGACCCCCACGGCCGCACCCGGTCGCGCTCGAGCCGCAAAACACCGGTGCTCTCGCCCGCGCAGATCGCGGCCATGCGCCCGGGGCGGGTGTTGGTGATCCGTCGTGGGATCGCCCCGGTGGTCGGGCAGGCGCAGATGGCGTGGCGGCGCCCGGACATGCGCTGGGCCGCCCTGTCCCGGCGGCGGCCGAACCTGGCGCGACGGATCGCCGCCCTGGTGGCGCGGGTGCCGGGTGTGCGGTCGTGGGTGGCGCTGCTGGTCCCGGGCTGGCCCGGACAGGTTCTCGCCCCCGCCCCGGCTCGTGAGGCGCTCGACGAGGGCCTGGTGATCGAGGGCCAGGTCTATGACACCGACCAGGACAGCAGCGCCGAGCAGCCGGGCGAGGCCCCGGAGCAGGCGCAGGCCGAGGCCGGGCAGCCGGTGACGGCGGAGCGGAGCACCTCATGA
- the mobF gene encoding MobF family relaxase produces MLRISNGYSPEYLLKEVATGRENYYTGAVAEGEPPGRWWGAGAEKLGLRGLVDAADMRAVYERFLDPRCEGFNDPSRWEEVNTLGQTGRAYKSEEELYAEAIEREPGASPERRAELRVEAGKNARRNVAFYDATFSVQKSVTLLHTAFEAKEVAARTAGDEESAQAWGRFRTAVEDAIWAGNNAGLTYLQDKAGYTRIGHHGGAAGRHADAHEWTVASFFQHDSRERDPQLHIHNTILNRVEGPDGKWLTVDGRSLHRWRTAGAAVAERTTEERITATLGMLLATRPDGKAREVVGVSAEAMDLISTRRRKLTAKAAELVADFEARYGRAPTSYERERIHQAATLVTRKAKSHDGETRAELLERIDSRIRADISGGLAGVADAALAARTGNVAAQTWSPSAVMETALADVQSRKAAWTRADLTAAINAALPDYLGTTDGADVARLLDGLTEQALRSATPLDAARPADEALPAALRLANGESVYQQPGAQLYATPDHVRTERYLVAAAAHGDAATLPAAQVERFLTGLAEQGIELGVDQAAAVRGVLTSGARIETLVGPAGTGKSFVVGALAKAWSDPELSGGPVRRVFGLATSQVATNVLAGEGLRARNVSRWLTTQERLAAPGAEIQAQAQGEDASWRLHAGDLVVVDESAMTDTAALAAIHKILDAAGAKLLLVGDHKQLAAVGAGGGMDLLANSGARYELADARRFTADWERAASLRLRAGDEAVLRDYHQHGRLLDSGTVAQAEESATRAWLADTLAGQRSLLLVDSNEQAARLSSELRAELVRLGRVEETGVSLGLEGTTAGVGDVVQARRNGWHLAGVEGNRRGPINRETYKVTAVREDGSLEVTPATGPAVDGMTPERMVLPTEYVAADLALGYATTVHAAQGATVDTAHTVVTGRTGPAALYVGMSRGRESNTAHVMTVSVVEDAADGREDQTIHRDPIAALSGLLDPDEARGSKSALATATESSSETEAVRTPAELLADASQLAATDRTVTWLDELTADGTLSFLERARIAAEDGAASLTRVLRRAELAGRDARQTLVDAVAGRPLSGARNVTNVVYARITERDRFDPEGRSWAEWTPTVTDPEWQSYLARLAAAADQRTADLGAQAAVDASGWAVQTFGEVPEDPTERASWQEKVATVAGYRELRGHDSDDPADVLGQAPAPGQTEAFAAYRAAWRTLGRADTDREEMELTDGQLHVRVRAAAREDAWGPRYVGNELAGTRQAAASQRQTVALRTAEAAAADPDEQGRLEQEAADAAALAQVLDEQAAKLQEIDDARAIWLAHTAQTRVRGERSKAELAIRHTDEEPEPQVTAEEWITADKAAREEDDAHRDITEADLYQPDQHHTRAEDTDDTGEATVRTRDERMEVAVEPDVREIAVREPAQVDEDVVRVPSADETSVALDDARRALAEVTARQVLDAQDTEQRAAELVRWHTDDHPAEHGIEEERSPGDEYADA; encoded by the coding sequence GTGCTGAGGATCAGCAACGGTTACAGCCCGGAGTACCTGTTGAAGGAGGTCGCGACCGGGCGGGAGAACTACTACACCGGCGCGGTCGCCGAGGGCGAGCCCCCGGGGCGCTGGTGGGGCGCCGGCGCGGAGAAGCTCGGCCTGCGCGGCCTGGTCGACGCCGCGGATATGCGGGCGGTCTACGAGCGGTTCCTCGACCCGCGCTGCGAGGGGTTCAACGACCCGTCCCGGTGGGAGGAGGTGAACACCCTCGGGCAGACCGGTCGGGCGTACAAGTCCGAGGAGGAGTTGTACGCCGAGGCGATTGAACGCGAGCCCGGCGCGAGCCCTGAACGCCGCGCTGAACTCCGGGTCGAGGCGGGCAAGAACGCGCGGCGGAACGTGGCGTTCTACGACGCCACGTTCAGTGTTCAAAAGTCGGTGACGCTGCTGCACACGGCGTTCGAGGCCAAGGAAGTCGCTGCCCGTACAGCCGGGGACGAGGAGTCGGCGCAGGCGTGGGGTCGGTTCCGGACCGCGGTGGAGGACGCGATCTGGGCGGGCAACAACGCCGGCCTCACCTACTTGCAGGACAAGGCCGGCTACACCCGCATCGGGCACCACGGCGGCGCCGCTGGGCGCCATGCGGATGCCCACGAGTGGACCGTCGCGTCCTTCTTCCAGCACGATTCCCGGGAGCGGGATCCGCAGCTGCATATCCACAACACGATCCTGAACCGGGTCGAGGGCCCGGACGGGAAGTGGCTGACCGTGGACGGGCGGAGCCTGCACCGCTGGCGCACGGCGGGGGCGGCAGTGGCGGAGCGGACGACGGAGGAACGGATCACCGCCACCCTCGGCATGCTCCTGGCCACGCGCCCGGACGGGAAAGCCCGCGAGGTCGTCGGCGTGTCGGCGGAGGCGATGGACCTGATCTCTACCCGGCGGCGCAAGCTCACTGCGAAGGCTGCGGAGCTGGTCGCGGACTTCGAGGCGCGCTACGGGCGGGCCCCGACCAGCTACGAGCGCGAGCGGATCCACCAGGCCGCCACGCTGGTCACACGGAAGGCGAAGTCGCACGACGGGGAGACCCGCGCCGAGCTGCTGGAGCGCATCGACTCCCGGATCCGCGCCGACATCAGTGGTGGGCTGGCCGGGGTCGCCGACGCCGCCCTGGCCGCCCGCACCGGGAACGTGGCGGCGCAGACCTGGTCTCCATCGGCGGTGATGGAGACCGCGCTGGCGGATGTGCAGTCCCGTAAGGCGGCCTGGACCCGCGCGGACCTGACCGCGGCGATCAACGCCGCGCTGCCGGACTACCTGGGCACTACCGACGGGGCTGACGTCGCCCGGTTGCTCGACGGTCTCACTGAGCAGGCATTGCGCTCGGCGACCCCGCTCGACGCGGCCCGGCCGGCGGACGAGGCGCTCCCGGCCGCGCTGCGCCTGGCCAACGGCGAATCGGTCTACCAACAGCCCGGGGCGCAGCTCTACGCCACACCCGACCACGTCCGCACCGAGCGCTACCTCGTCGCGGCGGCCGCGCACGGCGACGCCGCCACCCTGCCCGCGGCGCAGGTCGAGCGGTTCCTGACTGGGCTGGCCGAGCAGGGCATCGAACTCGGGGTCGACCAGGCCGCCGCCGTCCGCGGCGTCCTCACCTCCGGTGCCCGGATCGAGACCCTGGTCGGCCCGGCCGGGACCGGGAAATCCTTCGTCGTCGGTGCCCTGGCGAAGGCCTGGTCGGACCCGGAACTCTCCGGAGGCCCGGTGCGGCGGGTGTTCGGGTTGGCGACCTCCCAGGTCGCGACCAACGTCCTGGCGGGTGAGGGCTTGCGGGCGCGGAATGTGTCGCGCTGGCTCACGACGCAGGAGCGGCTGGCCGCGCCGGGTGCCGAAATCCAGGCCCAGGCGCAGGGCGAGGATGCGTCGTGGCGGTTGCACGCCGGGGACCTGGTGGTTGTCGACGAGTCCGCGATGACCGACACCGCCGCCCTCGCAGCGATCCACAAAATTCTCGACGCCGCGGGCGCCAAGCTGCTGCTGGTGGGCGACCACAAGCAGCTCGCCGCGGTCGGCGCCGGCGGCGGCATGGACCTCCTCGCGAACTCCGGTGCCCGCTACGAGCTCGCCGACGCGCGCCGGTTCACCGCCGACTGGGAACGGGCCGCGTCGCTGCGGCTGCGTGCGGGCGACGAGGCGGTGTTGCGGGACTATCACCAGCACGGCCGCCTGTTGGACTCCGGCACCGTTGCGCAGGCGGAGGAGTCCGCTACGCGAGCGTGGTTGGCCGATACCCTCGCCGGACAGCGTTCGTTGCTGCTGGTCGACAGCAACGAGCAGGCCGCCCGTCTGTCGTCGGAGCTGCGCGCTGAGCTGGTCCGCCTCGGTCGCGTCGAGGAGACGGGAGTGTCGCTCGGGCTCGAGGGCACCACCGCCGGGGTCGGGGACGTGGTGCAGGCGCGTCGCAACGGCTGGCACCTCGCCGGGGTCGAGGGGAACCGGCGCGGGCCGATCAACCGCGAGACATACAAAGTGACCGCGGTACGCGAGGACGGCTCGCTCGAGGTGACCCCGGCGACCGGACCTGCCGTCGACGGAATGACACCGGAACGAATGGTCCTGCCCACCGAGTACGTGGCCGCGGACCTGGCGCTCGGCTACGCCACCACCGTGCACGCCGCCCAGGGCGCCACGGTCGACACCGCGCACACCGTCGTCACCGGGCGCACCGGCCCGGCCGCGCTCTATGTCGGGATGTCGCGGGGGCGGGAGTCCAACACCGCGCACGTGATGACCGTGTCGGTGGTCGAGGATGCCGCGGACGGGCGGGAGGACCAGACGATCCACCGTGACCCGATCGCGGCCCTGTCCGGGCTGCTGGACCCCGACGAGGCCCGCGGGTCCAAGTCCGCCCTTGCCACGGCCACCGAGTCCAGTAGCGAGACCGAGGCAGTTCGCACCCCGGCGGAGCTGCTTGCCGACGCCTCCCAGCTCGCCGCGACCGACCGCACCGTGACCTGGCTCGACGAGCTGACCGCCGATGGGACCCTGTCGTTCCTGGAGCGGGCGCGAATCGCTGCCGAGGACGGTGCCGCGTCCCTGACCCGCGTGCTGCGGCGCGCGGAGCTGGCCGGGCGTGACGCCCGCCAGACCCTCGTCGACGCCGTCGCCGGACGGCCGTTGTCGGGGGCGCGCAACGTCACCAACGTCGTCTACGCCCGGATCACCGAGCGCGACCGGTTCGACCCAGAAGGCAGATCCTGGGCCGAGTGGACCCCCACCGTCACCGACCCGGAGTGGCAGTCCTACCTCGCCCGCCTCGCCGCGGCCGCGGATCAGCGCACCGCCGATCTCGGCGCCCAGGCTGCTGTTGACGCGTCCGGGTGGGCGGTGCAGACCTTCGGTGAGGTCCCGGAGGACCCGACGGAGCGGGCGAGCTGGCAGGAGAAGGTCGCGACCGTCGCCGGCTACCGGGAGCTGCGCGGCCACGACAGCGACGACCCCGCTGATGTCCTCGGTCAAGCGCCGGCGCCGGGGCAGACCGAGGCGTTTGCCGCCTACCGGGCCGCGTGGCGCACCCTCGGGCGCGCGGACACCGACCGCGAGGAGATGGAACTGACCGACGGGCAACTCCACGTCCGCGTCCGTGCCGCGGCGAGGGAGGACGCATGGGGCCCCCGCTACGTCGGCAACGAACTGGCCGGCACCCGCCAGGCCGCGGCGTCACAGCGCCAGACCGTCGCGCTGCGCACCGCCGAAGCCGCCGCCGCCGACCCGGACGAGCAGGGACGGCTGGAACAGGAAGCCGCCGACGCCGCCGCCTTGGCACAGGTGCTCGACGAGCAGGCGGCGAAGTTGCAGGAGATCGACGATGCCCGCGCGATCTGGCTCGCCCACACCGCCCAAACCAGGGTCAGGGGCGAGCGATCCAAGGCCGAGCTGGCGATCCGCCACACCGACGAGGAACCAGAACCACAGGTGACCGCGGAGGAATGGATCACCGCCGACAAGGCCGCCCGGGAAGAGGACGACGCCCACCGCGACATCACCGAGGCCGACCTCTACCAACCCGACCAGCACCACACCCGCGCCGAGGACACCGACGACACAGGAGAGGCCACCGTCAGGACCAGAGACGAACGAATGGAGGTAGCGGTCGAGCCGGACGTGCGGGAGATCGCCGTGCGCGAGCCCGCCCAGGTCGACGAAGACGTCGTGCGGGTCCCGTCCGCCGACGAGACCAGCGTGGCGCTCGATGACGCCCGCCGGGCACTCGCCGAGGTCACCGCCCGCCAGGTCCTCGACGCGCAAGACACCGAACAGCGCGCCGCAGAACTGGTGCGCTGGCACACCGACGACCACCCCGCCGAACACGGCATCGAGGAAGAACGCAGCCCCGGCGACGAGTACGCCGACGCCTAG
- a CDS encoding excalibur calcium-binding domain-containing protein: MYYANCDAVRAAGAAPIHAGDPGYRRALDRDGDGVGCAGD; the protein is encoded by the coding sequence GTGTACTACGCGAACTGTGATGCGGTGCGAGCCGCCGGGGCCGCACCCATTCATGCGGGCGACCCCGGTTACCGGAGGGCTCTTGACCGAGACGGTGACGGTGTCGGATGCGCCGGAGACTGA
- a CDS encoding VOC family protein, which produces MAIAFNHTIVATHDQQAGARFLAEVLGLPAPTRFGPFSVVALPDGASLDYMDSDEVPPQHYAFLVSEDEFDAVTGRLRKRGVPIHADPWHGTPGYNTSDGGRGAYFDSPEGHNLEVITRPYGSSQT; this is translated from the coding sequence ATGGCCATCGCGTTCAACCACACCATCGTCGCCACCCACGACCAGCAAGCCGGCGCGCGCTTCCTTGCCGAGGTGCTCGGGCTGCCCGCGCCGACCCGCTTCGGACCGTTCAGCGTTGTCGCGCTGCCCGACGGAGCGAGCCTCGACTACATGGACAGCGACGAGGTGCCTCCGCAGCACTACGCGTTCCTCGTCTCCGAGGACGAGTTCGACGCCGTGACCGGGCGACTGCGGAAGCGGGGCGTGCCGATCCACGCCGACCCGTGGCACGGCACGCCGGGCTATAACACAAGCGACGGAGGCCGCGGGGCCTACTTCGACTCCCCGGAGGGCCACAACCTCGAGGTGATCACCCGGCCGTACGGCAGCAGTCAGACATAG